One part of the Prunus persica cultivar Lovell chromosome G5, Prunus_persica_NCBIv2, whole genome shotgun sequence genome encodes these proteins:
- the LOC18775992 gene encoding RINT1-like protein MAG2 has product MESALPPASDLSPSIVSFLNDKFRTNANLNGAPALLSELQTQCGDLDRTLIDLNRSLGSSLLAYASFSDRVHGVLGDINAQLTGLGSSTRSRSSDGEGKERAEQILGEELPALAKEVARVESVRTYAETALKLQTMIGDIEDAVSSTMKKNSWKHSSKQNSEEMRLVAIKTLKLIEDILTSVTKTHPQWEHLVSAVDHRVDRALAILRPHAIADHRALLTSLGWPPPLAILTSSTPYTGRSTEVLNPLFTMQGDLKDQYCENFFALCSLQELQRRRKSRQLEGYNRELALHQPLWVIEELVNPISLASQRHFTKWVDKPEFIFALVYKITRDYVDSMDELLQPLVDEAMLTGYSCREEWISAMVSSLSTYLAKEIFPKYAGQLDEDSTTGSQSQARISWLYLVDLMISFDKQIKSLIEHSGILLSLQDDGDFSKVSSLSVFCDRPDWLDLWAEIELSDILEKLKPDTSDERNWTMKVQGAVLLSATEDYKAPAVCSAYLRCLSSVVDRCRSLPSISMRSRFLRLAAVPIIQKFLDCLLIRCQEAEGLTALTDDDALVKVANSINAARYFESVLKEWSEDVFFLEIWSGQSDQLGISVGDQNGNVEPVEGLESGIFYEEIVKLEEFRIEWAEKLSVVILRGFDAQCRDYMKNRRQWQEKSEDGWTVSKFLVGALDYLQGKMSVVENGLNGIDFVGVWRSLAAGIDRSFFNGILMSNVKFYDGGVERFGSDLEVLFGAFGAWCLRPEGFFPRVSEGLKLLKMEEEKLQNSLAGGEKWMKENGIRHLNVPDVEKIVKSRVFTS; this is encoded by the exons ATGGAATCCGCGCTACCTCCAGCCTCCGACCTCTCGCCCTCGATCGTCTCATTCCTCAACGACAAGTTCCGGACCAATGCAAACTTGAACGGGGCTCCGGCTCTCCTGTCGGAGCTCCAAACCCAGTGCGGCGACTTGGATCGAACCCTAATCGACCTCAACCGGAGCCTCGGGTCCTCACTTCTAGCTTACGCTTCGTTCTCCGATCGGGTCCACGGCGTCTTAGGCGACATCAATGCCCAATTGACGGGTCTCGGATCCTCCACTCGCTCTCGCAGTTCAG ATGGAGAAGGAAAGGAGAGAGCCGAGCAGATTTTGGGGGAGGAGCTGCCGGCATTGGCGAAGGAAGTGGCGAGGGTTGAGTCGGTTCGAACATACGCAG AGACAGCATTGAAGCTTCAAACTATGATTGGTGATATTGAAGATGCAGTATCGTCTACCATGAAGAAAAACTCATGGAAGCATTCTTCGAAACAGAATTCAGAA GAAATGCGTCTGGTTGCTATTAAAACACTTAAACTGATAGAAGATATTTTAACTTCAGTTACAAAGACACACCCTCAATGGGAACATCTTGTGTCAGCAGTTGATCACAGAGTAGATCGAGCTCTGGCCATTTTAAGACCCCATGCTATAGCAGATCACCGGGCCCTCCTTACTTCCCTTGGATGGCCACCGCCTCTTGCCATTTTGACTTCCTCAACTCCATATACAGGGAGATCAACTGAAGTTCTGAATCCTCTTTTCACAATGCAAGGAGACCTCAAAGACCAGTACTGCGAAAACTTTTTTGCCTTGTGCAGCTTACAGGAGTTGCAGAGACGAAGAAAATCGCGTCAACTAGAGGGCTATAATCGGGAACTTGCTCTGCATCAGCCACTTTGGGTGATTGAAGAGCTTGTGAATCCTATATCATTGGCATCCCAACGCCATTTCACAAAATGGGTTGATAAGCCAGAATTTATATTTGCTCTTGTCTACAAGATCACCAGGGATTATGTTGACTCTATGGATGAGTTATTGCAACCACTGGTTGATGAAGCAATGTTAACAGGGTACAGTTGCAGAGAAGAATGGATTTCAGCAATGGTATCTTCCTTATCAACATACTTGGCAAAAGAGATATTCCCAAAATATGCTGGACAACTGGATGAAGATAGCACAACGGGTAGTCAGTCACAGGCTAGAATATCCTGGCTTTATCTTGTTGACTTGATGATATCGTTTGATAAACAAATCAAGTCTCTGATAGAACATTCTGGAATCTTGCTTTCACTTCAGGATGATGGGGACTTCTCAAAGGTTTCTTCTCTATCTGTTTTCTGTGATCGACCAGATTGGCTTGATTTATGGGCAGAGATAGAATTAAGTGATATACTAGAAAAGTTGAAACCTGACACTAGTGATGAGAGAAATTGGACCATGAAAGTCCAAGGAGCAGTTCTTTTATCTGCTACTGAAGATTACAAAGCTCCTGCAGTTTGCAGTGCCTATCTTCGTTGTCTATCATCTGTGGTTGATCGTTGTCGATCATTGCCTAGCATCTCTATGAGGTCCAGGTTTCTCAGATTAGCTGCAGTACCTATTATACAAAAATTCTTGGACTGCTTACTCATCAGGTGCCAAGAAGCTGAAGGTCTGACTGCCTTGACGGATGATGATGCCCTAGTTAAAGTTGCAAACTCCATTAATGCTGCTCGCTACTTCGAATCTGTTTTAAAGGAATGGAGTGAGGACGTCTTTTTCCTTGAGATATGGTCAGGTCAAAGTGATCAGCTGGGAATATCAGTTGGTGATCAAAATGGTAATGTAGAACCAGTGGAAGGTCTTGAAAGTGGTATTTTCTATGAGGAGATTGTAAAGTTGGAGGAGTTTAGAATAGAATGGGCTGAAAAATTGTCTGTTGTTATATTGAGGGGATTTGATGCTCAATGTCGAGATTATATGAAGAACAGGAGGCAGTGGCAGGAAAAGAGTGAGGACGGTTGGACAGTGTCCAAATTTTTAGTTGGTGCTCTAGATTATTTGCAAGGTAAAATGTCAGTTGTAGAAAATGGTTTGAACGGGATAGACTTTGTTGGGGTGTGGAGAAGTTTGGCAGCTGGGATAGATCGCTCATTTTTCAATGGTATTCTAATGAGCAACGTGAAGTTTTACGATGGCGGAGTTGAGAGGTTTGGCAGTGATTTGGAGGTTTTATTTGGGGCATTTGGAGCTTGGTGTTTGAGACCTGAGGGCTTTTTCCCCAGAGTAAGTGAGGGCTTAAAGTTGTTGAAGATGGAAGAAGAGAAACTTCAAAACAGTTTGGCAGGAGGTGAGAAATGGATGAAGGAGAATGGGATTAGACATTTGAATGTACCAGATGTAGAAAAGATTGTGAAGAGTAGAGTCTTTACCAGTTGA